A single region of the Nicotiana sylvestris chromosome 6, ASM39365v2, whole genome shotgun sequence genome encodes:
- the LOC104223350 gene encoding uncharacterized protein produces MRNHENQPTGYTPLLEVDEMYSHYAKREKGRGPIRGRGHGRGHGRRQGRNSLAVNHPLKKNNYQKWKGKNEKPKANSSEIECYRCGGKGHWTNIYRTPRYLAELYQTSLKNKGPEVNFVSDNDFDITHLDVGLLGAP; encoded by the coding sequence ATGAGAAATCACGAAAATCAACCCACTGGGTATACACCATTGCTTGAAGTGGATGAGATGTATTCCCATTATGCTAAGCGTGAAAAAGGCCGTGGCCCTATTCGtggtcgtggtcatggtcgtggccATGGCCGTAGACAAGGAAGAAATTCTCTTGCTGTTAATCACCCCCTAAagaaaaataactaccaaaagtGGAAAGGGAAAAATGAGAAGCCAAAGGCAAATAGTTCAGAAATTGAATGTTATCGTTGCGGTGGAAAAGGGCATTGGACAAATATTTATCGTACACCAAGATATTTGGCTGAGCTATATCAAACATCTCTAAAGAATAAAGGCCCTGAAGTTAATTTTGTCTCTGACAATGATTTTGACATCACCCACTTGGATGTGGGACTTCTTGGAGCACCCTGA